The proteins below are encoded in one region of Williamsoniiplasma luminosum:
- a CDS encoding Mbov_0397 family ICE element conjugal transfer ATPase — protein sequence MSIRNSYIPKKLDNRLKLSKNKSWFTVYDLIWLFVAGVIAIIVGITLSIAGIPVQVLTGLIVFALGFILILPTKVGRELRVYQVIYKSFKFNSEIKKFKFNTVNDTRNLVAFDSIVGDENESPKFVATKTASKNKSFLATAVKVSGFDLFRFSQEEQDLLMGNLQKLFLRIELNVSLVKINRPLELKSNKKFFENKIIEVNENLKWNKHEKKSRIKQLKSYINLHDSEDSFISSNNTDREFYFVLYSTNKQKLYKEVAQLKHECSTVGFKSEHIEAFELVNVYLSLINPYQKKYSKEYIMEHKDKLDDILSFNNLKQSGKYLSVFSESQNEEEKFKYYINVTNIKEYPAYPTRSWLAPLVFSPSNFVMNINEIKNEGISQKISQQIQVLRANTQTHSNKDLIGKAKLEKESEILWQLVEDLSSGNEKIKRVNTYIYSYDTNLKQLNDYKQIFFKQLKNNKILIDDMSFLQLTAFSGALLKPTDEYGNKYGVHIPATALAESFPFLSSNLRDETGTPIGLNELGEPVLLDIFIKDDNRMNHNGFFVANSGGGKTTALKVLMTGELAKGNKIRAIDPENEYASIAHYFGGLVIDAGTGREGRINPLQPQIQLIDNDKDTLSRKEILQYHIEFFETWLKTLFSDRKNINEMAPMISFALGELYQTPKYVKTKKITEKKVEWYPTFNNLIDFIKSQIKSKNPKFQAEIYDDCVTLLEQNFQETGKYAELYNGPSVITPKATKDIIVYNIQSLLEKAPNLIQAQLMLITSIIQNEVKLNNLMTDKKMFVLIDEAHLLLDEKNMMALDFIYQLVKRIRKRAGSVFLATQNLEDFYSTPEIAKKTKAILNNSIYVFIGKTLPQNIETVETMYRSIGGLTESQRDFLLGAKRGEFILRVGSYETHNIKFNISQELENVIQAKVEFN from the coding sequence ATGAGTATAAGAAATAGTTACATACCCAAGAAATTGGATAATAGGTTGAAATTAAGTAAAAATAAAAGTTGGTTTACAGTATATGATTTGATTTGACTTTTTGTTGCTGGAGTTATTGCAATTATTGTTGGAATAACTTTATCAATTGCAGGGATACCTGTGCAAGTTTTAACAGGTCTAATTGTTTTTGCATTAGGGTTTATTTTAATTTTACCTACTAAAGTTGGAAGAGAGTTAAGAGTTTATCAAGTTATTTATAAGTCTTTCAAATTTAATTCGGAAATTAAGAAATTTAAATTCAATACAGTGAATGATACACGCAATTTAGTTGCGTTTGATTCAATTGTTGGTGATGAAAATGAGTCGCCAAAATTTGTTGCAACAAAAACAGCTTCTAAAAATAAAAGCTTTTTAGCAACGGCTGTTAAGGTTTCGGGTTTTGATTTGTTCCGTTTTTCACAAGAAGAACAAGACCTATTAATGGGTAACTTACAAAAATTATTTTTAAGAATAGAATTAAATGTTTCTTTAGTAAAAATTAATCGTCCATTAGAGTTGAAATCTAATAAAAAATTTTTTGAAAATAAAATTATCGAAGTTAATGAAAACTTAAAATGAAATAAACATGAAAAAAAATCAAGAATTAAACAATTAAAAAGTTATATAAATTTACATGATAGTGAAGATTCTTTTATTTCATCTAATAACACAGATCGTGAATTTTACTTTGTTTTGTATTCAACCAATAAACAAAAGTTATATAAAGAGGTTGCACAATTAAAACATGAGTGTTCAACTGTGGGTTTTAAATCTGAACATATTGAAGCTTTTGAATTAGTAAATGTTTATTTATCTTTAATTAATCCATATCAAAAAAAATATTCTAAAGAATATATAATGGAACATAAAGATAAACTAGATGATATTTTGTCATTTAATAATTTAAAACAAAGTGGTAAATATCTATCTGTTTTTAGTGAATCGCAAAATGAAGAAGAAAAATTTAAGTATTATATAAACGTTACAAATATTAAGGAATATCCTGCATATCCAACAAGATCATGACTTGCTCCATTGGTCTTTTCTCCTTCTAACTTTGTTATGAATATAAATGAGATAAAAAATGAAGGAATTTCACAAAAAATTTCTCAACAAATTCAAGTTCTTAGAGCAAATACACAAACACACTCTAATAAAGATTTAATTGGTAAAGCTAAATTAGAAAAAGAATCTGAAATTCTTTGACAATTAGTAGAAGATTTATCTTCTGGTAATGAAAAGATAAAAAGAGTTAACACTTACATCTATTCTTATGATACAAATTTAAAACAATTGAATGACTATAAACAAATTTTCTTTAAACAATTAAAGAACAATAAAATTTTGATTGATGATATGAGTTTTTTACAATTAACTGCATTTTCTGGTGCATTGTTAAAACCAACAGATGAATATGGAAATAAATATGGAGTACATATTCCTGCAACAGCACTAGCTGAATCATTTCCTTTCTTATCATCAAATTTACGAGATGAAACCGGCACACCAATAGGATTAAATGAATTAGGTGAACCAGTTCTTTTGGATATTTTTATTAAAGATGATAATCGTATGAATCACAATGGTTTCTTTGTTGCTAATTCTGGTGGTGGTAAAACAACCGCTCTAAAGGTTTTGATGACAGGTGAACTTGCTAAAGGAAATAAAATTAGAGCCATTGATCCAGAAAATGAATATGCTTCAATTGCTCATTATTTTGGTGGATTGGTAATTGATGCTGGAACTGGAAGAGAAGGAAGAATTAATCCATTACAACCACAAATTCAACTTATTGATAATGATAAAGATACTTTATCTAGAAAAGAAATTCTTCAATACCATATTGAGTTTTTTGAAACTTGATTAAAAACATTATTTAGCGATCGTAAAAATATTAACGAAATGGCTCCAATGATTTCATTTGCGTTAGGAGAATTATACCAAACACCAAAATATGTTAAAACCAAAAAAATTACAGAAAAGAAAGTTGAATGATATCCAACTTTTAACAATTTAATAGATTTTATAAAATCACAAATTAAATCAAAGAATCCAAAATTTCAAGCAGAAATTTATGATGACTGTGTGACTTTATTGGAACAAAACTTTCAAGAAACAGGTAAATATGCCGAACTTTATAATGGCCCAAGTGTAATCACTCCAAAGGCCACAAAAGATATTATTGTTTACAACATTCAATCTTTATTAGAAAAAGCACCAAATTTAATTCAAGCACAATTAATGTTAATTACTTCAATTATTCAAAATGAAGTTAAATTGAATAATTTAATGACTGATAAAAAAATGTTTGTATTGATCGATGAAGCTCACTTATTATTAGATGAAAAAAATATGATGGCTTTAGATTTTATTTATCAGTTAGTAAAACGTATTCGTAAACGTGCTGGTTCTGTTTTCTTAGCAACGCAAAACTTGGAAGATTTTTATTCCACACCTGAAATTGCTAAAAAAACAAAAGCAATATTAAACAACTCAATTTATGTTTTTATTGGTAAAACATTACCTCAAAATATAGAAACGGTTGAAACAATGTATCGTTCAATTGGTGGTTTAACTGAATCTCAAAGAGATTTCCTGCTAGGAGCTAAGCGTGGAGAATTCATTCTTAGAGTTGGATCTTATGAAACACACAATATTAAATTTAATATTTCACAAGAATTAGAAAATGTTATTCAAGCTAAAGTTGAATTTAACTAG
- a CDS encoding relaxase MobL, with translation MIKKTTPVLLEVKAVSNAIPKPSKKANWYKSGDYLDYIARHEATRGIEFSTEEIIQLQSKKANAWKKYNYSLKQKKTLLESLSENHDVYTSIKKAIWDESFKDYKQTLLDLTSTKELHTGVFDLKGEISRKEMYFKKKAFNKIVDDQLIWSGVISFSEDFMNEHQIFSGKEFHKIVSRNLKKLMIQNELNPKQMETAISFHKNTDNTHFHFAFFEKYPTKYNNETKQKEFRKTFMLNLNSMRELEINIESDIKSNMEVFDDLFQSRDELRAAYKTTHNNFQEVFEDLILTKKPLSSNLLKCYRSVKKIKSKNNNLTFGSKNLSKKDKNNLLNLTTIYLENNPALNDKYLEFLEINKNVAKKQFDLFFESYSDSDFVKSKYPNLDKIELYNLTNLNDEELQWDYKFDLSDPIEFLKFKNNEFINENIFHKNENGIYEGILVQIGNELLEDVEYMTLPTLRKNQPTSFKTDNTFNSTDNYSFVDWKKNKDEYSINKFIDEVQYLSTQKAREIQYLIDTKDKQLTKQIN, from the coding sequence ATGATTAAAAAAACAACCCCTGTTTTATTAGAAGTTAAAGCAGTGTCTAATGCCATCCCAAAACCAAGCAAAAAAGCTAACTGATATAAATCAGGAGATTATTTGGATTATATTGCCAGACACGAAGCAACTAGAGGAATTGAATTTTCAACCGAAGAAATTATTCAATTACAATCAAAAAAAGCAAATGCTTGAAAAAAATATAATTATTCATTAAAACAAAAAAAGACATTGCTTGAAAGTCTTTCTGAAAATCATGATGTTTATACAAGTATTAAAAAGGCTATATGGGATGAATCGTTTAAAGACTATAAACAAACACTATTAGATTTAACATCGACAAAAGAACTTCATACAGGTGTTTTTGATTTAAAAGGTGAAATTTCTAGAAAAGAAATGTATTTCAAAAAGAAAGCTTTTAACAAAATTGTTGATGACCAACTTATTTGATCGGGAGTGATATCTTTTTCTGAAGATTTTATGAACGAACATCAAATTTTTTCAGGTAAAGAATTTCACAAAATTGTAAGTCGTAATTTAAAGAAATTAATGATTCAAAATGAATTAAACCCAAAACAAATGGAAACAGCAATTTCTTTTCACAAAAATACCGATAATACTCATTTTCACTTTGCGTTCTTTGAAAAATATCCAACAAAGTATAATAATGAAACTAAGCAAAAAGAATTTAGAAAAACATTTATGTTAAATTTAAATTCTATGCGTGAATTAGAAATTAATATTGAATCAGATATTAAATCTAATATGGAAGTTTTTGATGATTTGTTTCAAAGTAGGGATGAATTAAGAGCTGCTTATAAAACTACACATAATAATTTTCAAGAAGTTTTTGAAGATTTGATTTTAACTAAAAAACCTTTAAGTAGCAATCTTTTAAAATGTTATAGAAGTGTCAAAAAAATTAAATCAAAAAACAATAATCTTACCTTTGGTTCAAAAAATTTATCTAAAAAAGACAAGAACAATTTATTAAATTTAACAACAATTTATTTAGAAAATAATCCTGCATTAAATGATAAATATCTTGAATTTTTAGAAATAAATAAAAATGTTGCTAAAAAACAGTTTGATTTATTCTTTGAATCATATAGTGATTCTGACTTTGTAAAATCTAAATATCCAAATCTTGATAAAATTGAATTATACAATTTAACTAATTTAAATGATGAAGAATTGCAATGAGATTATAAATTTGATTTATCTGATCCAATTGAATTTCTAAAATTTAAAAATAATGAATTTATAAATGAGAATATCTTTCATAAAAATGAAAATGGAATTTATGAAGGAATTCTTGTACAAATCGGTAATGAACTATTAGAAGATGTTGAATATATGACCTTACCAACATTAAGGAAGAATCAACCAACTAGTTTTAAAACGGATAATACTTTTAATTCTACTGATAATTATTCTTTTGTTGATTGAAAGAAAAACAAAGATGAATATTCAATTAATAAATTTATAGATGAAGTTCAATATTTATCAACTCAAAAAGCTCGCGAAATTCAATATTTAATCGATACAAAAGACAAACAATTAACTAAGCAAATTAATTAA
- a CDS encoding type IV secretory system conjugative DNA transfer family protein, whose protein sequence is MKTKTQHKFLTNIKTPNQWWKFGLYILGSIVIAYLLFIVLNSILILISLIVDKTLKLTFLEAFNKTFKSPFFVPKANIALYISLGALLFLIIRSFNICFFKKQKNRDHVTKTDNIEYGSGKWLLDERKPEKINLKDFEKVYTPNFEIPSYLTRTTYTNKNGKHKLLYHGISVRDVVHQIIIGSTGSGKTQKVIFPTIFTNSRLKDIVDPTTGIKTNRKPSFVITDPKGEIFDVTKMDLEKQGYNVQVLNFKDPSKSMGWNPLAQTLKFFTIAITYEKDFIQAIKKSSKQDNAKINHDFSCLKDTIPNCTKCYDDFKNNKKQKKFWIDKFDKKIIYTQEDYDKYLTSQIKYFKSLAQQEIVDLAETLINSSSSKEDIWPNGAKSLIKGVLMAMLEIKEKDFAAITEKNFNMVTVQKILANRTSLNNWFKKYGYLNPTSGSWGTCSAQIDCGENTNSSYFSAVSNGTRIFADESLQDILCKNDINLFEIASKDKPTALFLIVPDQRKDKHPLASLFVSQLYLACSFVADRNRIDFGREELDRDLMFLLDEFGNMPAIANFDTILSVSRSRRIFFTLIVQDLAQIDKEYDRGATTIKSNCLLTVYLKSDNENINEMIAKKCGKETVLTRSVSDDNSQSSKSSTSMVGKDLITAADLFKLTNSDDELAVVLYAGMQPAITRFKHLYKLKKLGVMNFFGKLQFDSTPNPIMYDESYFFDLSNYKFQKDDVEPIVDPTNLSRVSKEFERPMFKRPKPNFDINNLKLMEFNSLSASEKQKKIEDLKLLLKTQKLSTYPDENQINGLKKDIELYENSFNGMK, encoded by the coding sequence ATGAAAACAAAAACACAACACAAGTTTTTAACAAATATAAAAACCCCAAACCAATGATGAAAGTTTGGATTGTACATTTTAGGTTCAATAGTAATTGCATATTTATTGTTTATAGTATTAAATTCAATCTTGATTTTAATCTCATTAATTGTTGACAAGACGTTAAAACTAACATTTTTAGAAGCTTTTAATAAAACTTTTAAATCACCATTTTTTGTACCAAAAGCAAATATTGCTTTATATATTTCTTTAGGTGCATTGCTATTCTTAATTATAAGATCTTTTAACATCTGCTTCTTTAAAAAACAAAAAAATCGTGACCATGTTACTAAAACGGATAATATTGAATATGGTTCAGGTAAATGACTTTTGGATGAACGTAAACCTGAAAAAATTAATTTAAAAGACTTTGAGAAGGTATATACTCCTAATTTTGAAATTCCATCGTATTTAACTAGGACAACTTATACTAATAAGAATGGTAAACATAAATTACTTTATCATGGAATTTCGGTGCGAGATGTGGTGCATCAAATTATTATTGGTTCAACAGGATCGGGTAAAACTCAAAAAGTTATTTTTCCAACCATTTTCACAAATTCAAGATTAAAAGATATTGTTGATCCCACTACAGGAATTAAAACAAATAGAAAACCTAGTTTTGTTATTACTGATCCAAAAGGCGAAATTTTTGATGTAACAAAAATGGATTTAGAAAAACAAGGATACAATGTTCAAGTTTTAAATTTTAAAGACCCATCTAAATCAATGGGTTGAAATCCTTTGGCTCAAACATTAAAATTTTTTACAATTGCGATTACATATGAAAAGGATTTCATTCAAGCAATTAAAAAATCATCCAAACAAGACAACGCAAAAATAAACCATGATTTTTCTTGTCTAAAAGATACAATTCCTAATTGTACAAAATGCTATGATGATTTTAAAAATAATAAAAAGCAAAAGAAATTTTGAATTGATAAGTTTGATAAAAAAATTATTTATACTCAAGAAGATTACGATAAATATTTAACTTCTCAAATTAAGTATTTTAAATCATTAGCTCAACAAGAGATTGTGGATTTAGCCGAAACTTTAATCAATTCTAGTTCATCTAAAGAAGATATTTGACCGAATGGAGCTAAATCTTTAATTAAAGGGGTTTTAATGGCAATGTTAGAAATTAAAGAAAAAGATTTTGCTGCAATTACTGAAAAAAACTTTAATATGGTTACTGTTCAAAAAATTTTAGCAAACAGAACTTCATTGAACAATTGATTTAAAAAATATGGTTATTTAAATCCTACATCCGGATCTTGAGGTACTTGTTCTGCTCAAATTGATTGTGGTGAAAATACTAATTCTTCGTATTTTAGTGCTGTATCTAACGGTACAAGAATTTTTGCAGATGAATCTTTACAAGATATATTGTGTAAAAATGATATTAATTTATTTGAAATTGCTTCTAAGGATAAACCTACCGCATTATTCTTGATTGTTCCTGACCAACGTAAAGATAAACACCCATTAGCTTCATTATTTGTTTCACAATTATATTTAGCATGTTCTTTTGTTGCTGATCGAAATAGAATTGATTTTGGGCGAGAAGAACTAGATCGAGATTTAATGTTCTTGCTCGACGAGTTTGGGAATATGCCAGCCATTGCTAACTTTGATACTATTTTGTCTGTTTCACGTTCAAGAAGAATTTTCTTTACATTAATTGTGCAAGATTTGGCTCAAATTGATAAAGAGTATGACAGAGGCGCAACAACAATTAAATCTAACTGTCTATTAACAGTGTATTTGAAATCAGATAATGAAAACATTAATGAAATGATAGCAAAAAAATGTGGAAAAGAAACTGTTTTAACAAGATCAGTTAGTGATGATAATTCACAATCTTCCAAATCGTCAACATCAATGGTTGGTAAGGATTTAATTACTGCAGCTGATCTATTTAAATTAACTAACAGTGATGATGAATTAGCTGTTGTCTTGTATGCTGGTATGCAACCTGCAATTACTAGATTTAAACATTTATATAAATTAAAAAAACTTGGAGTAATGAATTTCTTTGGAAAATTGCAATTTGATTCAACTCCCAATCCAATAATGTATGATGAAAGTTATTTTTTTGATTTAAGCAACTATAAATTTCAAAAAGATGATGTTGAACCGATAGTTGATCCGACAAATTTATCAAGAGTTTCCAAAGAATTTGAACGACCAATGTTCAAAAGACCTAAACCAAATTTTGATATTAATAATTTAAAATTGATGGAATTTAATTCTTTGTCTGCAAGTGAAAAACAAAAGAAAATTGAAGACTTGAAATTATTGCTAAAAACACAAAAATTATCAACATATCCAGACGAAAATCAAATAAATGGATTAAAAAAAGACATTGAATTATATGAAAATTCATTCAATGGAATGAAATAA